In Methanosarcina siciliae T4/M, one genomic interval encodes:
- a CDS encoding IS110 family transposase encodes MTYLNIGIDVAKNSHQACLVDEHGKQIGKYIRLENSRSSIESFREIVEAIAIKMNAIPRIGMEATGIYWYPIYNALSDWYEMNLYNPSQIRGFAQVNIRGTKTDKIDAKTIANMMRFGEAPKTSFEDKNRMEIKEYSRFHFKLKSELINLKRRFLRNVHVI; translated from the coding sequence ATGACGTATCTAAACATTGGCATAGATGTGGCCAAGAATTCACATCAGGCTTGTCTCGTAGATGAGCATGGAAAGCAAATTGGAAAATATATTCGGCTTGAAAATTCAAGATCCAGTATTGAGAGTTTCAGGGAAATTGTCGAAGCCATAGCAATAAAAATGAATGCAATTCCCAGGATAGGGATGGAAGCGACCGGGATTTACTGGTATCCGATATACAATGCATTATCTGATTGGTATGAAATGAACCTTTACAACCCTTCGCAGATACGAGGGTTTGCCCAGGTCAACATAAGGGGAACAAAAACAGATAAAATAGACGCTAAAACAATAGCAAACATGATGAGATTTGGAGAGGCACCAAAGACCAGTTTTGAAGATAAAAACAGAATGGAAATCAAAGAATATAGCAGGTTCCACTTCAAATTAAAGTCAGAGCTAATCAATCTGAAGAGACGCTTTTTACGAAATGTGCATGTGATTTAA
- a CDS encoding ABC transporter permease: MNTGFLTIYWRDMLRFVRFRTLLFASLVQPALWLAFFGIAMSNNFERLTSTLPVDPSVRTVGYLTFIGAGVIAMTTLFTSLFGGTVLLFDKNWGLMRETLSSPIPRIHVIIGIGLSGMTKSFIQAAVIMGFGLLLGVRFFEGYTPIQIVYSLIGIMVFVGTFSLGFLFLSAAIAITMESPEGMQAVITLLTMPFFFTSNALYPVNSFPPVLRVLSIINPLTHLVSGIRYFAIGSDFSAIGIRYTYTPEEVFISYLALLAFAGIMFLIARWRFSKVTVT; the protein is encoded by the coding sequence ATGAATACCGGGTTTCTTACCATCTACTGGCGGGACATGCTGAGGTTTGTCCGGTTCAGGACCCTCCTCTTTGCCTCTCTTGTCCAGCCCGCTCTCTGGCTTGCCTTTTTCGGGATTGCAATGTCAAACAACTTTGAAAGGTTGACCTCGACACTGCCTGTAGACCCCAGTGTCAGGACTGTTGGCTACCTGACCTTCATAGGAGCAGGTGTTATTGCAATGACCACACTTTTTACGAGCCTGTTCGGAGGAACCGTGTTGCTTTTCGACAAGAACTGGGGGCTCATGCGCGAAACGCTTTCAAGTCCGATTCCGAGAATCCATGTGATCATAGGGATAGGGCTTTCAGGCATGACAAAATCTTTTATCCAGGCAGCTGTGATCATGGGGTTCGGGCTTTTGCTCGGAGTCCGGTTTTTTGAAGGATATACCCCGATACAGATCGTTTACTCCCTTATCGGGATAATGGTTTTTGTGGGCACGTTTTCTCTCGGGTTTCTTTTCCTTTCGGCTGCAATCGCAATAACCATGGAGAGCCCCGAAGGGATGCAGGCAGTAATAACCCTGCTCACCATGCCTTTCTTTTTCACAAGCAATGCCCTTTATCCAGTAAACTCTTTTCCGCCCGTGCTTCGCGTCCTGTCCATAATCAACCCGCTCACGCATCTTGTCAGCGGGATCAGGTATTTTGCAATAGGGAGCGACTTTTCTGCAATAGGAATCCGTTATACTTACACGCCTGAAGAGGTCTTTATTTCCTATCTTGCCCTGCTTGCTTTTGCAGGAATAATGTTTTTGATTGCAAGGTGGAGGTTTAGCAAAGTCACTGTTACATAA
- a CDS encoding IS110 family transposase, translating to MEIWGRVKDKHYLQTIPGITELKAAMIWGEIGEVENFKHPDQLAAFSGFDPKVKKSGQKEVISGPNKRGSRVLRCLIGRAVVDSRRVNPVIGEYFDKKISEGKHYNTARCAAAKKLIRIIWSVEKNKRPFQIPE from the coding sequence ATGGAGATTTGGGGAAGAGTAAAGGACAAACATTATCTTCAAACAATTCCAGGAATTACCGAATTAAAGGCAGCTATGATCTGGGGAGAAATAGGGGAGGTTGAGAATTTTAAGCATCCAGATCAATTAGCAGCTTTTTCAGGCTTTGATCCTAAAGTTAAGAAATCAGGACAGAAGGAGGTCATCTCAGGACCGAATAAAAGGGGATCAAGAGTGCTGAGGTGCCTGATAGGCAGAGCTGTGGTGGATTCAAGGAGAGTAAATCCTGTAATTGGAGAGTATTTTGATAAAAAAATCAGTGAAGGAAAACATTACAATACTGCAAGATGTGCAGCAGCTAAAAAGCTTATAAGGATAATATGGTCGGTGGAGAAGAATAAAAGACCGTTTCAGATCCCGGAATAA
- a CDS encoding ATP-binding cassette domain-containing protein codes for MENNIIEVNDLEYFFGEVKAVDKISFTVKEGEIFSFLGPNGAGKSTVINVLTTLLPVQKGRAMVAGFDLKTEPEKVRESIGIVFQELTLDRDMTVREILEYHGRLYSMPKAARQERIEELIKLVELEGKRDTLTRHLSGGMKRRLEIARGLMTRPKVLFMDEPTIGLDPQTRIRIWEYVKDINREGTTIFLTTHYMDEADQLSDRISIIDHGKIIVTGKSWELKNALGEDLIYLETSDNMGATVSLRQLDSVRGIREKAKGIVLMVNTDGTYLLPEIMDRLRSGGIRIRAVNLKKPSMDDVFVHYTGRELRDSGAGKGSVVSLRVRAGGR; via the coding sequence CTGGAAAACAATATTATAGAGGTAAATGACCTTGAGTATTTTTTCGGTGAGGTAAAGGCAGTCGATAAGATCAGTTTTACGGTCAAAGAAGGAGAGATCTTCTCATTTCTCGGACCAAACGGGGCGGGAAAAAGTACCGTAATCAATGTCCTTACCACTCTCCTGCCTGTTCAGAAAGGAAGAGCAATGGTTGCAGGCTTTGATTTGAAAACAGAGCCTGAAAAGGTTAGGGAATCCATAGGAATTGTTTTTCAGGAACTTACCCTTGACCGGGATATGACTGTGAGGGAGATTCTGGAGTATCACGGAAGACTCTATTCCATGCCGAAAGCTGCAAGGCAGGAAAGGATTGAGGAATTGATCAAACTGGTCGAGCTCGAAGGGAAGCGGGACACTCTCACAAGACACCTCAGCGGGGGAATGAAACGCAGGCTTGAGATTGCTAGAGGGCTCATGACCCGTCCGAAAGTGCTTTTCATGGACGAGCCAACCATCGGACTTGACCCTCAGACGAGGATAAGGATCTGGGAATATGTGAAGGATATAAACCGAGAGGGCACAACCATTTTCCTGACAACCCATTATATGGACGAAGCCGACCAGCTCAGCGACAGGATAAGCATCATAGACCACGGGAAAATTATCGTCACAGGCAAATCCTGGGAATTAAAAAATGCGCTTGGAGAGGACTTAATTTATCTGGAAACCAGTGACAATATGGGAGCTACAGTGTCTCTCAGGCAGCTCGACAGTGTGAGAGGGATAAGGGAAAAAGCAAAAGGGATAGTTCTCATGGTCAATACGGACGGGACATACCTGCTGCCCGAGATCATGGACAGGCTTCGAAGCGGGGGGATCAGGATCAGGGCAGTAAACCTTAAAAAGCCTTCAATGGACGATGTTTTTGTCCACTATACAGGAAGGGAATTAAGGGACAGCGGAGCAGGAAAGGGGTCGGTGGTAAGCCTTAGGGTTAGGGCAGGGGGGCGTTAA